ATAAATAATGAAGATTATAAAATACACACTGAATTTTTGAAATCAGGTGGACGGGAAGCAGTTGAAACGTTGCTTGGATTGTCAGCTCCCCCTACAGGATTGGTCATTAGTGACGATCTGATGAGTCTTGGTGTGTTAAGTATGCTGGAGGAATCGGGCTATTCCGTACCACGTGATTTTTCACTGGTCAGTTTCAATAATGTGTATTTATCCGAAATAACAAGTCCTGCATTAACGACGGTTGATATTCACATCCATGATTTGGGAGCCCAATCGGCCAAAGCACTTATCGAAAAAACAGTTAACAAGACGGAATCTCCTAAAAGGATTACGGTTCCGCATGAAATCGTATATCGGAATTCGGTCAGCAGAAGGGAAGCTCATTAATTAGGGCTTCCTTTCTTTCTCGAAATAAACTGTGCTCACACTTCTGTCACATTTTCAGGAAAAAGTGCATTTCCTTTGGTTAATTAATTGAATACGATTCTCAACCTCCATTAAAATAAAAATAGAGAACATCGCTATTTTTTCGGAGGGATTTTAATGGGAAAGGTACTTTTGCTGTACGCAAGCATGACCGGTAATACCGAATTGATGGCAGAAATTATTGCTGATGTTGTTGAAAATAAAGGTTATGAGATTGTTACGAAAACATTCGAACTTGATCCAATAGATGTGGAAGAACTGCTCGAATATGATGGTGTGCTCGTCGGAACATATTCATGGGATGATGGTGAGCTGCCGTATGAAGCCGAGGATTTTTATGAGGAACTTGACGATGTGGAGATCCCCGGGAAAGTGGTCGGCTGTTTTGGATCCGGTGACTCCTTCTATGATACGTTTGGTGGTGCTGCCAACCTGATGGCAGACCGCTTTGAAGAGAAGGATGCAAACGTGGTCCCGGAACGACTGATTGTTGATCTGGAACCGGTTAAAGAGGATGTCATACGGTGCCAGAAGTTTGCTGAAGAATTTTGCGGGATGATGGAAAATAAGGATGAAAGCCGGGGAGCATGATAGCAGGTTGCAGAGCTGTGGTGCTCTTTTTTATTTGTGGTGGGTTTATACAGTAAAAATATCGGCTCCACAACGAAAACATCCGCTCGAGACGAGAAACATCAGCCCCACAGCAAAAACATCAGCCCGAGACGAGAAACATCAGCCTCACAGCAAAAACATCAGCCCGAGAAGAAAAACATCGGCTCGACAGCACAAATATCCGCTCGAGACGGAAAACATCAGCTCGAGAAAAGAAACATTAGCCCGACAGTAATAGTCCGACAGCAAAGTAACCTAGTGCATGCCCCTGAGAACCTCTTGGGCTCACGCGCCTGAGGTGAAATTCATAATGTAAAGTTAGTATAAAAAAATGAAATTTTATTTTAAAAAGCTTGTTAAAATATTTCAACTTTTATAAGATAAGGATAAATATTTTTTTTATTAGGGTGACATACAGATGAGTTTTGTAATGGGAATTGATGGGGGAGGAACGAAAACGAACACAGTTATTGCGGATATGGACGGTCGGATTATCGCACGTGCAACAGGTGGTCCAACCAATCCGAATGCTGTGCCGCGGCAGAAACTTGAAAACACTTTATCCACGATGTTACAAGAACTAAAAACACAACAGCCTGATGCATTTGAAAATATCACAAGTCTATTCGCTGGTATGTCCGGCGCTGCCAATGACAGGATGCAGGATGAATTAAAAGGAATTCTCGAACAGTTAGTGCCTGATGGTGTCAGGATATGTGTTGAAGCGGATACGATAAACGCATTATATTCCGGTACATATGGCGAACCCGGGATTGTGCAAATCTCCGGGACCGGCTCCATTACATTTGGAATAAATGCAAAATCCGAACATGCCCGCGTTGGCGGCTGGGGTTTTTTGTTCGGTGATGAAGGAAGCGGCTATGATATCGGAAGGCAAGGTATCGTGGCTGCATTGAAATTCCAGGACGGACGGGGATCGGAAACGATATTGCTCGATATGCTCCGCTCTTATTTTGACGTAACAAGTGAGCATGAATTGGTGCAGGAAATTTATGCATTGCCGTCACCAAAAGACGGAATAGCACCGGTTTCCAGGATAGTTTTTCAGGCATACATAAAAAATGACCAGGTAGCCCGGCATATTATTACTGATGCTGCAAAAGAAATAAGTTTGAGCATTAAGACGTTGTACAAAAAACATTTCTCACCGGCTAAAGAGGTTAAAGCAGTATTATGCGGCGGTATTTTTAACAATAAAGATATCATGCCGCGGCTGTTGGAGAGCAAACTGCAGGATCATCCAAACATTAACCTTACGATACCGGAAATGTCGCCAGTCGGCGGCTCGGTAATCGGTGCCTATCTGCAACAACATAAACATGTCGATCAGGAATTCATTCAAAATATTATTTCAACACTTAATTAGAAAAGAAGGTGAATCAGTTGTCTCATACTAAAGGTGGTTTAGTTATTTTAAAGGAAATGGTGCATACACTCCCCCCGTCAGAAAGAAAAATTGCAAATTATATTATTGATAACCCGGAAGAGTCGATCATGTTAACAGCATTAATGCTCGGCGAAAAGAGCAACACATCAAGTGCCGCGGTTATCCGTTTATGCAAATCGCTTGGGTTCAACGGTTTCCAGGAGTTAAAGATTCGTGTTGCCGGGGATCTGCAGGAGCAGGGAGTAAAGGGATACCGAGACATTGAACCAAATGATGAATATAAGAATATCATTGATAAAGTGACCTCTAATACAATTCAGACCTTAAAAGAAACAGTTGATATTATGGGTGTCAGCAATCTGGAAAAAGCAATTTCTGCTCTAAGAAATGCCAAATCAATTACATTGCTTGGATTCGGGGGATCGTATATTGCTGCCAAAGATGCCGAACAAAAGTTTATGCGAATTGACAAAAATGCACAGTCTTTTTCAGATGTGCATATGGCGGCAACGGTAATTGCCAATAAGGGACCGGATGATGTGGTCGTAGGCATTTCTTTCTCAGGTCAAACGAAAGAAGTTGCCAAATTATTGGAACTTGCTAAGACAAAAGGTATAAAAACAGTGGGAATTACAAAATACGGAAGGTCTCCGGTAAGTGATAATTCGGATATTTTGATTCACACATCGGCTGCCAGAGAAGCAACGTTCAGAAGCGGGGCAACGTCATCACGAATGGCCCAGCTGCATGTGATTGATATTTTATTTATGTGCCTGGCATCGGAGGAATATGAAGATACGGTGAAACATCTGGATGAGACGAGGGAAGCTATTTCGTTACTAAATATGGGTAGATAGTTTAAATTAAATTATAGCTTAAATGAAATTTTATTACAAAATAATATTAATGTATTGACAAATTAGTTCAAAAAACCTACAATAACTTAAAATGAACGAATTAAATGGCTTTGTTTTGAAAGCGCTTTTATTGGTGTTGCCTCGGTTCTGGAATTTGGAATTAAAGTAATCTTCATACTAAAAGTGGACTTATTTTCAATGACATACTTTTTTTTTGATAGTTTAATAGTAAACGTATTTGTCCAGTTGGTGCGGGAAGAGAATCCATGATAAATAAGGAGTCCTTATGAAACAAAAAGACCAGATGAGATCACAAAAAACCAGTGTTGATATGAAGCAGTTGAAGAATGCCTTTGCAATTTTGGCAAATGAGATAGAGGCTAAAAGAATCCCTGGTGCTGTATCTATTGTAGGTACGGGAAATCGGATAATTGATAAGTTTGCAAGTGGAAAACTTATGACTGATGGAACAGTGAACAATTATGTGGATGAAGATACTATGTTTGATTGCGCATCTTTGACGAAAGTGGTTATAACAATGCCATTAGTATTGAAGCTTATCGAACAGGGAGAAATTGAATTGAGTGAACCCGTCTCTACATATATTTCCGTATTTGAAAAGGGAGATAAATCACTTATTAATATTAGACATTTGTTAACACATACTTCTGGTCTGAAGCCACATGTCAGCAAGGATTTTACAAACTGGAAGCCTGAGGAAGTTAAGGAATACATTTATTCAGTGGAACTAGATAGTTATCCTGGAGAGCGTGTCATATATAGTGATGTAGGTTTTATTGTACTAGGGGATATAATTGAGATAATTCTAAACAAGCCACTCGATAAAGCTGCTGAGGAATATATTATGAATCCTATAGGAATGGAAGACACTTATTACAATCCTCCTAAACATTTGAAAAGTCGGATTGCTGCTACTGAATTTCGAACGGATCTTGGACGCTATCAATGGGGAGAGGTCCATGATGAAAAAGCCCAAGTTCTTGGTGGTGTTAGTGGACATGCGGGCTTATTCTCTACAGCTCATGATTTGGCCCTCTATGCGCAAATGTGGTTGAACAATGGGTGGATAGGTGAGACGTTAATAATACCTCCTGTGATTGTTGAAAATGCAATAAAAAGTTATACGGCTTCATTAAATGGTAACCGTGGTCTTGGCTGGGTTCTAAAAGGAGATGCATTGGACGCTTCTGGCGACCTTTTTTCGCAATATTCTTATGGTCACACCGGCTTCACTGGAACAAGTTTATGGATAGATCCTGAGAACGAACTGTTTGTTGTTCTTTTGACAAATAGGGTTCACCTGGGGAGGAACAATTCTATATTCAGGCTAAGAAAGGAATTTCATAACGCTGTGATGGCAAGTGTACGTGAATAAATTCCTTGAAAGGGGATTATTATAAAGATGGAACTGGGAAATGAAAACTTATTTGCCAATCAGTATAAGGCTTTGGTTCAAAACGCAAAGGTAGGAATTATAACGAATTATACTGGAGTAAATAAGTCATTTGAAAGAACGATTGACCAACTAATAGAAGAAGGTGTGAACGTGAAAAAATTGTTTGCACCCGAGCACGGTTTTTACGGTGTTGGTAAAGCAGGAGAATTAGTTTCGAATGAAGTGGATCGAAAAACTGGTATTGATATCGTAAGCTTATATGATCAGGAAAAACGTCTGGATCCTGATTTATTGGAAAACATTGATGTTTTAATACTGGAAATTCAGGATGTGGGCGTTAGATTTTATACGTATATTTCGACAATGTTTCGTGTGATGGAAACTGCCGGACATGTAGGTATTCCACTTATTATATTGGATCGACCAAACCCGCTTGGTGGTTTGATTGTGGAAGGGGCAGGAGTTCAGCAAGACTATTACTCATTTGTAGGAGAGTATGATCTACCTATACGCCACGGTATGACAATCGGTGAGCTTGCAAATTTATATAAGCATGAGCGAGACCTTAATCTGGAGCTTCACATTGTTAAAATGGAGGGATGGCGAAGGGAATGGCTTTTTTCGGATACGGGTCTGGATTGGATACCACCTTCACCAAATATTCCAGATTTTACGACATCCCTTATCTATCCCGGAGCAGCATTTGTTGAAGGTACTAATTTATCAGAAGGTAGAGGGACTACAAAGCCATTTAGCTGGGTAGGTGCTCCTTGGATAAATGGTGAGAAGTGGGCCGATGCATTGAATGAACAGGACATTAGCGGCGTGATATTCCGTCCTGCCTTGTTTAAACCTGCGTTATCCAAGCATCAGAATAAGGTTGTTGAAGGAGTTCAAATCCATATAACTGACCAAAAACGTTTTGTTCCTACAGAAATGGGACTTCATTTTATTAATCAAACAAGAGAGTTATATCCGGATCATTTTGATTGGATCAAAACCGATAATGAATTTTTTATTGATTTACTGTGGGGGACTTCAAAATATCGGCAAGAATTAACCCGGGGAAGGCAGGTCACAGAAATAATCCATGAATGGAAGGAATATGCGGCTGCTTTTATGAGACGAAGGAAACCATTTCTATTTTATTAACAAAGGGAGGTGATGAAGAAGCAAAGTATTATATCGTTGTATAAATTTTATTCTATTAAACTAAGAAATTGGGGGAGAGTTAAATGAAAAGAAAAAATTTATTTCTTGTATCTTTTTTAGTCTTAATCATGATGTTATTAGCTGCCTGTAGTGATTCTTCTGAAACCTCGGATTCAGAGGGTGAAGGTAGCAAAGACGGTGGAGAAGGCGAGGAAATAACACTTGAATTTTGGACGATGCAGTTAAAGCCAACGTTTACTGATTACATTGAAGGAATAATAGCAGATTTTGAGGAACAAAATCCAAACATAACAATTAATTGGCTTGATGTACCTGCTGCAGACCTTGAACAAAAAATTCTCGCTGATGTGAGCGCAGACAACGCTCCGGATGTAGTGAACTTAAATCCATCATTTGGAGCATCCTTGGCAGAATTAGGTGCAACAGTCAACATGGATGAAGCAGTTTCAGATGAAGAAAAAAGCAGATATTTGGAAGGCGCCTGGAATGCCAACCAATATGATGGAGAAACTTTTGCTATTCCGTGGTACCTTAATACAGCGGTAACATTAAATAATGCTAAAATTTACGAAGAAGCCGGATTGGATCCGGAGCAACCACCAGAAACATATGAAGAAGCAATGGAATATGCAAAAACCATTAAAGAAGAAACAGGCAAATATGGATACTTTCCATCTTTAGACCTATCTCTTCCTTTACAACATATGGAATTAATGGGTGTATCTTTAATGAATGAAGATGGAACTGCAGCCTTTAATACCGAGAAGGGTGTTGAGGTGTTAGAGTACTTCACTGAATTGTATCAAAATGATTTGATTCCGGATGCATCGTTAACAGGTAAACAGCGAGAAGGAACAAATATGTATCAGGCAGGAGAAGTTGCGTTTGGTGTTAATTTCTTCATAACACAAATAAAAGAAAACGCACCTGAAATTTATGAGAATACGGTACCTTCTCCAGCAATTACCGGAGAATCAGGTAAAAAGAATCTGACTGTACAAAATCTTGTTGTACCGAATCAAACTGAACATAAGGAAGCGGCAGTTGATTTTGCTCTGTTTGTGACTAATGCAGAAAATCAACTTGAATTTACCCAGCTTACGACTATTTTACCATCAACCAAAAAAACACTGGATGATCCATATTTCAGTGAAGCACCTGAAGATGCAGAACCAACTGACCTAGTAAGAATTACTCAAGCTTCACAGTTGCCAGATGCGGAGCTTTTAGTTCCACCAATGGAAAATTTCAATGATAAACAAACAGTTATGCACGATGCATTTGCACGGGCAATGATGGGTGAGGCAACACCTGAAGAGGCGCTGGCACAGGCTGAAGAAGAATGGAATGCAATTGTAGCAGGAGAGTAACTGTAATAGAAACGAAAGGATATGGGTAAATCCCTATCCTTTCGTTTCAATAGTAATTTCTTTGTTAAAGTATAAAAATTGTTGGAGAAGATAAATTTTATTGGATCTCCTGAATAGGAGGATTTGCATGAAGAACAGACAGAAATTAACACCTTACTTGTTTTTGATTCCTGGTTGCATAATACTGGGCGCATTTATTTTCTATCCTATGCTACAAGCAATATGGTTAAGTCTAACCGACTATAATATGATTGAAGATGCAAAATTTATTGGACTTGAAAATTACAAAAATCTATTTTCCGATGACTTATTTTGGAAAACATTGATGAATACGTTTATTTATTTAATTGGTGTTGTTCCTACGCTTGTTATTTTACCAATTTTCCTTGCTGTTCTGGTGAACCAGCAAATAAAAGGTATTGGTTTTTTCCGATCAGCATTTTTTATACCTGTCGTAACTTCATTGGTTGTTGCAGGTATAGCGTGGGATTGGGTATATAAAGAAAATGGATTGTTGAACTATGTTCTTGATCTTCTGGGAATTGTTAATGAACCGGTTGGGTGGCTCACTTCAACAAGTACAGCATTGTTTGCAGTAATGGCCGTTACCGTTTGGAAAGGTTTAGGATATTATATGGTAATCTATCTTGCGGGACTACAATCCATTCCCTCCGATCTTTATGAAGCAGCCAGAATTGACGGTGCCAACTGGTGGCAGCAGATTACTCGTATAACAATTCCGATGTTAATGCCCTTTGTTTTACTAGTGTCAATTATGTCATCAATCTCTGCCATGAAAGTCTTTGAAGAAATTTATGTGATGACAGGTGGGGGACCACTTCATAGTTCCGAAACTTTGGTGTTTTACATTTACAATGAAGCATTTGCTAATCTAAACATGGGTTATGCAAGTGCAGCCGGGGTTATATTGTTTCTGTTAACTTTGGTTCTATCGATTATCAATATTAAATTCATGGGTAAGCAAGGAAATCTTACGTGAGGAGGTAAAATAATTGGCTTTAACTTCCGTGAATAATTCCAAAAGATTAAGTGTCAGGCTTATTGATTTTACTAAAAAAATATTAATCTATATTCTTTTAATATTGCTCACTTTATTTATGCTTGGGCCTTTTTTGTGGCTCGTATCCACAGCGCTTAAATCCGGCGGTGAGAATATATTTCAGTATCCGCCCAAACTTATTCCTGAGCAATTGACATTTGGCAACTTCCCTAAAGTAATGGAAACTTTTCCTTTTTGGAGATATTTGTTTAATAGCGTAGTAGTTACAGTATTTACTGTTATTTTTAACGTTTTATTTTGTTCGCTTGCTGCTTATCCACTTGCAAGAATGAATTTCAAGGGAAAAAATGTCATATTCATATTAATACTTAGTACGATGATGATACCTTTCCAGCTTTTAATGATACCTATTTATATCATGTCACTAAACCTTGGTTTAAGTAATACATATGCAGGTATGATTTTGCCGCATATTACTACAGCATTTGGTGTGTTCCTAATGCGACAGGCTTTCACTGTAATCCCCAGGGAATTGGATGAGTCAGCAAGAATGGATGGGGCAAACAGTTTTCAGATTTGGTTAAGAATATTGATGCCGCTTGTTAAACCTTCGATAATAACATTGACTATCTTTACGTTTATTACTGCATGGGGCGACTTCCTGTGGCCATTAATAATTGTGAGTGATCAAAATATGTTCACGCTTCCATTGGGGCTAAACATGCTTTCTGGAACCTTTACTTCAGATTGGCGTTTAATTGCAGCCGGAGCAATCATATCGATGGCACCAATAATAATATTCTTTTTAATTCTCCAAAGGCACTTTATCGCTGGTGTTATGAGAGGTGCAATCAAAGGATAGTAGTATTCTATAATTGTAAAAATATAAATAGTGGATAATGATGATATGTGATATTAAGGAGAATAGATTATTGGAATATATGCTAGGTGTAGATGGAGGAAATAGTAAAACGTACGCAGTTATCGTCGACAGAGACGGTAATCGAAGAGGACAAGGAATTTCTGGTAATGGAAATCATCAGAGTATAGGAATTGACAGTTCTCTGGAGAATATACAATCGGCGGTAAACCAAGCACTTAATAAAGCGGTGCTTCGGCCGCAGGATATCAGTTTTGCACAATTTGGATTGGCAGGTGCAGACAGGGAGAAGGATATTAACATTCTGCACAAAGCCTTACAAACATTGTCATTTAAAAATTGGGATGTTGTACCTGACACGCTAGAGGGACTCCGGGCCGGAAGCCGTACAAACACAGGAGTAGTTCTAGTATGTGGAGCGGGTACAAACGCTGCGGGCAGAAATAGTGTTGGAGATACAATCCAAACTGGTGGTTTTGGTTATCGATTTGGTGATGGAGCAGGTGGAGGCTATATTGCTCTGGAAGGCTTTCGGGCGGCAGTACGTGCATGGGAACTTCGCGGTCCTGAAACGCTTCTGACAGAAATGCTTCCAAGAAGTGCAGGATACCAAGATATGGAGAATATGTATCATTCTTTTTTAGATCGGATGAGTGAAGAAATTCCATTGTCATTTACACTTATGGTTCATCAGGCAGCTGATAAGGGAGATAAAACAGCCATAAACATACTAAAAAACGTAGGCTGGGAATTGGGTCTAGCTGCTAACTCCGTTATAAAGAGGCTGGGAGACTTTGAGACTGAACCAATTCCAGTTATTCTTGTCGGATCAGTGCTGCAGGAAGGTAAAAATCCATATCTATTGAAAAAGCTCGAAAAAACAATAAAAGATAAGAATCCAACATGTCAATTATTTAATTTGGAAATGGAACCTGTATATGGTTCAGTACTGCTTGCCATGGACAATCTCAATATTAAAACGAATGATGACATTATGAATAAATTCAGTTCATATGGAGGCTATTATGCATGAGGAATAAAAATCTTAAAATTGCTGTAATAGGAGGAGGCTCTTCTTATACTCCAGAGTTAATTGAGGGATTTATTCAACAATATGATGAATTACCCGTCCGGGATCTTTTTTTAGTGGATGTTGAAGAAGGTCGGGAAAAACTTGAAATTGTTGGTGCATTCGCAAAACGTATGGTTCAAGAAGCGGGGGTTCCTATACGTGTTCATTTAACGATG
The genomic region above belongs to Virgibacillus doumboii and contains:
- a CDS encoding MurR/RpiR family transcriptional regulator, with protein sequence MSHTKGGLVILKEMVHTLPPSERKIANYIIDNPEESIMLTALMLGEKSNTSSAAVIRLCKSLGFNGFQELKIRVAGDLQEQGVKGYRDIEPNDEYKNIIDKVTSNTIQTLKETVDIMGVSNLEKAISALRNAKSITLLGFGGSYIAAKDAEQKFMRIDKNAQSFSDVHMAATVIANKGPDDVVVGISFSGQTKEVAKLLELAKTKGIKTVGITKYGRSPVSDNSDILIHTSAAREATFRSGATSSRMAQLHVIDILFMCLASEEYEDTVKHLDETREAISLLNMGR
- a CDS encoding N-acetylglucosamine kinase, producing MSFVMGIDGGGTKTNTVIADMDGRIIARATGGPTNPNAVPRQKLENTLSTMLQELKTQQPDAFENITSLFAGMSGAANDRMQDELKGILEQLVPDGVRICVEADTINALYSGTYGEPGIVQISGTGSITFGINAKSEHARVGGWGFLFGDEGSGYDIGRQGIVAALKFQDGRGSETILLDMLRSYFDVTSEHELVQEIYALPSPKDGIAPVSRIVFQAYIKNDQVARHIITDAAKEISLSIKTLYKKHFSPAKEVKAVLCGGIFNNKDIMPRLLESKLQDHPNINLTIPEMSPVGGSVIGAYLQQHKHVDQEFIQNIISTLN
- a CDS encoding serine hydrolase domain-containing protein is translated as MKQKDQMRSQKTSVDMKQLKNAFAILANEIEAKRIPGAVSIVGTGNRIIDKFASGKLMTDGTVNNYVDEDTMFDCASLTKVVITMPLVLKLIEQGEIELSEPVSTYISVFEKGDKSLINIRHLLTHTSGLKPHVSKDFTNWKPEEVKEYIYSVELDSYPGERVIYSDVGFIVLGDIIEIILNKPLDKAAEEYIMNPIGMEDTYYNPPKHLKSRIAATEFRTDLGRYQWGEVHDEKAQVLGGVSGHAGLFSTAHDLALYAQMWLNNGWIGETLIIPPVIVENAIKSYTASLNGNRGLGWVLKGDALDASGDLFSQYSYGHTGFTGTSLWIDPENELFVVLLTNRVHLGRNNSIFRLRKEFHNAVMASVRE
- a CDS encoding carbohydrate ABC transporter permease, with the translated sequence MKNRQKLTPYLFLIPGCIILGAFIFYPMLQAIWLSLTDYNMIEDAKFIGLENYKNLFSDDLFWKTLMNTFIYLIGVVPTLVILPIFLAVLVNQQIKGIGFFRSAFFIPVVTSLVVAGIAWDWVYKENGLLNYVLDLLGIVNEPVGWLTSTSTALFAVMAVTVWKGLGYYMVIYLAGLQSIPSDLYEAARIDGANWWQQITRITIPMLMPFVLLVSIMSSISAMKVFEEIYVMTGGGPLHSSETLVFYIYNEAFANLNMGYASAAGVILFLLTLVLSIINIKFMGKQGNLT
- a CDS encoding exo-beta-N-acetylmuramidase NamZ family protein, giving the protein MELGNENLFANQYKALVQNAKVGIITNYTGVNKSFERTIDQLIEEGVNVKKLFAPEHGFYGVGKAGELVSNEVDRKTGIDIVSLYDQEKRLDPDLLENIDVLILEIQDVGVRFYTYISTMFRVMETAGHVGIPLIILDRPNPLGGLIVEGAGVQQDYYSFVGEYDLPIRHGMTIGELANLYKHERDLNLELHIVKMEGWRREWLFSDTGLDWIPPSPNIPDFTTSLIYPGAAFVEGTNLSEGRGTTKPFSWVGAPWINGEKWADALNEQDISGVIFRPALFKPALSKHQNKVVEGVQIHITDQKRFVPTEMGLHFINQTRELYPDHFDWIKTDNEFFIDLLWGTSKYRQELTRGRQVTEIIHEWKEYAAAFMRRRKPFLFY
- a CDS encoding flavodoxin translates to MGKVLLLYASMTGNTELMAEIIADVVENKGYEIVTKTFELDPIDVEELLEYDGVLVGTYSWDDGELPYEAEDFYEELDDVEIPGKVVGCFGSGDSFYDTFGGAANLMADRFEEKDANVVPERLIVDLEPVKEDVIRCQKFAEEFCGMMENKDESRGA
- a CDS encoding carbohydrate ABC transporter permease; translation: MALTSVNNSKRLSVRLIDFTKKILIYILLILLTLFMLGPFLWLVSTALKSGGENIFQYPPKLIPEQLTFGNFPKVMETFPFWRYLFNSVVVTVFTVIFNVLFCSLAAYPLARMNFKGKNVIFILILSTMMIPFQLLMIPIYIMSLNLGLSNTYAGMILPHITTAFGVFLMRQAFTVIPRELDESARMDGANSFQIWLRILMPLVKPSIITLTIFTFITAWGDFLWPLIIVSDQNMFTLPLGLNMLSGTFTSDWRLIAAGAIISMAPIIIFFLILQRHFIAGVMRGAIKG
- a CDS encoding ABC transporter substrate-binding protein, translated to MKRKNLFLVSFLVLIMMLLAACSDSSETSDSEGEGSKDGGEGEEITLEFWTMQLKPTFTDYIEGIIADFEEQNPNITINWLDVPAADLEQKILADVSADNAPDVVNLNPSFGASLAELGATVNMDEAVSDEEKSRYLEGAWNANQYDGETFAIPWYLNTAVTLNNAKIYEEAGLDPEQPPETYEEAMEYAKTIKEETGKYGYFPSLDLSLPLQHMELMGVSLMNEDGTAAFNTEKGVEVLEYFTELYQNDLIPDASLTGKQREGTNMYQAGEVAFGVNFFITQIKENAPEIYENTVPSPAITGESGKKNLTVQNLVVPNQTEHKEAAVDFALFVTNAENQLEFTQLTTILPSTKKTLDDPYFSEAPEDAEPTDLVRITQASQLPDAELLVPPMENFNDKQTVMHDAFARAMMGEATPEEALAQAEEEWNAIVAGE
- a CDS encoding N-acetylglucosamine kinase → MLGVDGGNSKTYAVIVDRDGNRRGQGISGNGNHQSIGIDSSLENIQSAVNQALNKAVLRPQDISFAQFGLAGADREKDINILHKALQTLSFKNWDVVPDTLEGLRAGSRTNTGVVLVCGAGTNAAGRNSVGDTIQTGGFGYRFGDGAGGGYIALEGFRAAVRAWELRGPETLLTEMLPRSAGYQDMENMYHSFLDRMSEEIPLSFTLMVHQAADKGDKTAINILKNVGWELGLAANSVIKRLGDFETEPIPVILVGSVLQEGKNPYLLKKLEKTIKDKNPTCQLFNLEMEPVYGSVLLAMDNLNIKTNDDIMNKFSSYGGYYA